The DNA sequence ATCCTTTAAACATTCCACCGTGGTGATCTTCAGAACCTTTAGAATATAATTGACTAAGCAACTTGAAGTCTCTTCTATCAATAGCCCGACTATACTTACAAACAAGTTGCTGTATTTCTAATATAGATTTTAGGCCTTCATTTGTCATATGTTGCTTAATTAATTAGTGGAACTGTTAACTTTCTTTAATAGGATGACTGGAATTACTCTCTTTGTTTTTTCTCTATACTGAGAAAACATAGGCATTTTTTCTTCCATCTTTTTATAAAGATCAGTGCGTAGAGGTTCGTCCGTAATTTGAGCAATAGCTTGAAATTTCTCATCACCTACTTCAACTTCAACATTGGGATATGCTTTAAGATTGTAGAACCAAGGCGGATTCTGTTCAGCTCCTGCCATAGATGCTATAACCACTATGTCATCCCCTTCTTCACTATATGCCAAAGGATTTAAGCGAGATTTACCAGACTTAGCTCCTGTGGTCGCTAATAAGAGCAAAGGAATTCCTGAAAATGGTTCACCTACTATTCCATGGTTTTTACGGAATTCTTGTATAATTTTTTTATTAAATTTTGTAGTCTCGTTATCTGTCATAATCTTTTTCTATCTACAATATATATTAATTGAAAATTAATGAAGTGGATATATGCAAATGAAATATCTCAGATTATGAATTTCTCAGAAGAGGATTGTGGGGAAAGTATGGGAATATTAATCCAAGCTAATCTGGTGAGTTAGGGTTCTTAATAAACGGTTAGCCGTCTATGGTCAATGGGCAGAGTTGTACAGCACCTATAGTTATTGCTTTTGTTCCTGATACACACGAGTAATAGCAGATTTTATTCATTCCACTAGTCGTTTCATTTTCAAGGAAACACACTGCTGCACTAGCAGTCATTGAGTAAAGTAAAGCGATTACTGACACTATTTTTAGTTTTTTCATTCTTTCATCTTAACTCAATACCTCAGATCAGAAAAATTTTATCCAACACGAATCCAACAATATCTAAAAATAGTTAGGTAAAGGGAGCAAAAATAAATGAAGCTATATTCACTAATAGTCTTAATTTATAGAGATTTATTCACATGATAGAAACACAGATATCTTATTTAAGCCTGCATTTCATGTAATGCGGCGGATAGTGAGGGATTCGAACCCCCGAAGGGTTTCCCCTTGCCGGTTTTCAAGACCGGTGCATTCAACCAGACTCTGCCAACTATCCTCTAAAAAAGAGAATTCTATCACATCTTTTCATTCGTTTTAGGCAAAAGGTCTTCTCTAATAAGAGGCCAAAATATTTCTTCTTTCCAAGGAAGTCTAGGGGAAATTGGCAGACCATAATTAGCCTGTCTAGCATTAGGTATCTTTGCAGTACCAAAGAAGGTGTCAAAAAAGAAAACTGAAATTGCATAGTTACCATTGGGATGTGCATTATCTCCAAAAGCATGATGGGCATGATGTGTATCTGGTAAAGTTATATATCTCTCTATGACTTTCCAAAAATGCTCTGAAGAAGGAAATCTTTTCCTTAAATAAAGATCCCATCTAAAAGATGTGTGAGTTGCAGCATTAATAAAATAAGTAATTAAGACAGCTAATATAAATGGTCCCCCTAAGCCAAAATAGACTGCAAAGGCTCCTGTCCAAGTATGAGGAAGTAAGATAACCCAAAAAATATTATATCTATAAAGAACACCAATATTTAAATCTTCAGCGCTATGATGAGTTCTATGAACTTTCCAAAGCCAACGCCATTCATGAGCTTTCCTATGAACCCAGTAATGCATAAACTCATTAGTAAAAAAGAGAACTAAAAAAGCAGGAAGAAATGGTATTGATGATAAATAACCAGCATAGTCTGAAAAAAAAGTTACTGTAATATACCCTAACAATCCTCCTAATAAGGAACCAGAAATAATCGTTTGAGATAAAAACCCTGCAATTGTAAAGAAAAAATCTTTTATAGGGACACGTGACCTTGAAAGTCTTCCAGATAAAAATTCAAGAAGGTAAAGCACAGGAAAAGTACCAAATATAATAATTACCGCTATAGATTTAGGTTCCATAAAAAAAATATACTACGGATTCATTATTATTTCTATATAAAGATTTAGCTAGATACGCTAATATTATCGCTGTTTTTATAGAATCTAAATTTGCTTTTTAAAATTAATGCAATATTTATGTCCAATCTAGCCCAAAGCCATATTTCAAAATTTCTAACTGAAGATTTGATAAAAGGTCATCAGAAAAAACTATCAGCAGGTGCACCGCCGAAAGACATCGTTGATAAACTCTCTTCGTCTATTGTTAAAAACTTGTCATTAAATAATTCTACTTTAATCGCTCATTATTATACTGATCCATGGATTCAAAAGTTAGCAGAAGAAACCGGAGGGATGGTAGGAGACTCTCTTGAAATGGCAAAATTTGGATACAAAAGTAAAGCCAATAATCTCATAGTAGTTGGAGTAAAATTTATGGCAGAAACAGCCAAGATTTTAAGCCCGAACAAATCAGTATTTGTACCTACCAAGGATGCTACATGCTCTTTAGATTTAGGTTGTCCTGAAAATAAATTTAAGGAATTCATCTCAAAACATCCTGATAGAGAAGTTGTCGTATATGCAAATACTTCTGCAAAGGTAAAAGCTCTGTCAGATTGGGTTGTAACCTCTAGCATTGCAAAAGAAGTTATTGATCAATTAGATGCTGATGGTAAAAAAATACTTTGGGCTCCGGATAAGTATCTTGGAAGCTATTTACAGAAAGAAACTGGTGCGGACATGATCTTATGGAATAGTGCATGCGTTGTACATGAAGAATTTAAATCAAAGGCCTTAAAAGACTTAAAAATAATTCATCCTGACGCAGGTATTCTGGTGCATCCTGAAGCCCCCGAAGATGTCATTAACATGGCTGATGCAGTTGGTTCAACATCACAACTTATTAAGGCTGCAAAAGATCTGAATTATAACAAGCTAATCGTGGCTACTGATAAATCAATTTTCTATAAAATGCAAATGGCCGCTCCAGGCAAAGAATTAATAGAGGCTCCAACTGGAGGAGCAAGTTCTTCATGTAAAAGTTGTGCTCATTGCCCCTGGATGGCACTAAATTCATTAGAAAATCTTCATGAATGTGTCTTAAGTCTTCATAATGAAATTAATTTAGATGATGAATTGATAGATAAAGCTAAAAAGCCCTTAGATAGAATGCTTAACTTTAATGCATATGACAACACTTTCACACAAAGAAAAAGTCTATAAATCAGTAATAAATGCTTTAGAAGAGGATATTGGTTCTGGAGATATCACTGCCAAGATAATTCCAATTAATAAAACTTCTAAAGCTAATTTAATTATAAGAAATCCATCTATTTTATGTGGTGTAGATTGGTTCAATGATAGCTTTACTCATTTAAATAAAGACATATCGATACTTTGGTGTAAGCAAGAAGGTGAAAAATTAGAAGTTAATGATGTAGTTGCTCAGATAAACGGCCCGACGCGTGAAATATTGACAGGAGAAAGAACGGCTTTAAATTTTCTACAGTTCATGTCAGGTATAGCTTATAAAACTTCCATTTACAAAGAAATTATAAACAATACTTCTATATCTATTATGGATACTAGAAAAACTATCCCTAATTTAAGGTACGAACAAAAATATGCTGTTAAGTGCGGAGGTGGAAAAAATCATAGAATAGGTTTGTTTGATGCTGTACTAATTAAAGAGAATCATATTCAGGCAGCTGGATCAATTAAAGAAGCCATTAATACTTTTAAAATCAATAAAATCAATTCTATAGAAGTAGAAGTTCAAAATATTACTGAATTAAAAGAAGCAATTCACTTTCAAGCAGATATAGTAATGTTGGATAATTTCAGCATTGATGATATTAAAGAGGCAATTAAGATAAACAATAATAGAGTCTTATTGGAAGTCTCCGGAAACATAGATCTCAATAAAATTAATGAATTAATAACCTTAGACCTAGATTATATCTCGACAGGTGATTTAACTAAAAATGTAGACGCTGCAGATTACTCTCTTCTCATTGAATAAAGAATTTATTATCAATTAAGATCATATTCAGAAAATTTCGGGTAAGTATTTTCTAAAAAATATTCTAGATGACCTTTGTCATAATTATTTAATATTTTTCCATCTTCATTTTTATACCAACTATTACAATTAGAAGAAAAAACTGTACCTAAAAGACCCTCTTGCAATCCTTTGTTATAAGAATTCATGGCTTGTTCTCTAGGAGTTATTATGCTCTTTTTTAACTTTACAACCTTCTTGATACACTTAATTGTATATTTTACTTGGCATTCAATCATAAAAATTATTGAGTTATGTCCCAAATTAGTATTTGGACCATATAGCATAAAAAAATTAGGGAATTCAGCTATCATTACACCTCTATGTGCTTTTACACCCTGTTTCCAATATTCATTAAGAGAGATATTTTTATGATTAGTAACTTCTAAAGGTGTGAAAAATTTAGATGTCTGAAAGCCTGTTCCGTAAATTATGACATCTACTTCCTCTTCATTATTATTGACATCTATAACAGAATTTTCTGAAATTTCTTTAATAGGAACATCTATGACATGGACATTGTCTTTAACTAAAGTTTCATAATAGTCTTCTACGACAAGAAGTCTTTTACAGCCAATCTCATAGTCTGGAATTAGTTTTTTTAATAAGATCGGATCCTTAATAATAGAAGATAAGTATTCTCTTATCTTCTTTTTTACTACTTTGGTATACCAGGTTTGTTTTACGATGGCATAAAAATTACTACCTAGTTGTAACCAAATAAAGAACCGATAGATTCTTTGAACAAAAGGTAAATATTTAAAAATATTTTTTTGAAAAGAAGAATAAGCAAAATCATTTCTACTCATAGCCCAATGAGCTGATCGCTGATATACAGTCAATTTCTTAGCTTTTGTTCCAACATGAGGAATGAACTGGACTGCACTTCCTCCATTGCCTATAACTGCAATTCTTTTGTCTTCTAGTCCTAGGGAGTGATCCCAATGAGATGAATGAAAAGAGCGTCCTTTAAATTCACTCTGCCCCTTTATATATGGAATATGAGCTGAATTTAATTGACCTAACCCTGAAACGAGGAATCTAGCTTTATATTTTTGCTTAGTTGAAGACTCTAATACCCAAACTCCTTCATCATTATCAAAATTTGCAGATACTATTTCTGTATTAAATGTTATATTTTGACGGATTTCATATTTATCAGCACAAAAATTTAGATAATCATTTATTTCTTTAGAACCTGAATATTTCCTAGTCCAATCATCCTTAATCTCAAAAGAAAAAGAATATAGGTGAGAGGGTACATCACATGCCGCACCTGGATATGTATTATCATGCCAAGTACCTCCCAATGCAGGCGATTTTTCAAAAACTTCAAAAGAATTAATTCCAAATTTTTTTAACTGAATAG is a window from the SAR86 cluster bacterium genome containing:
- a CDS encoding nitroreductase family deazaflavin-dependent oxidoreductase translates to MTDNETTKFNKKIIQEFRKNHGIVGEPFSGIPLLLLATTGAKSGKSRLNPLAYSEEGDDIVVIASMAGAEQNPPWFYNLKAYPNVEVEVGDEKFQAIAQITDEPLRTDLYKKMEEKMPMFSQYREKTKRVIPVILLKKVNSSTN
- the nadA gene encoding quinolinate synthase NadA, which encodes MSNLAQSHISKFLTEDLIKGHQKKLSAGAPPKDIVDKLSSSIVKNLSLNNSTLIAHYYTDPWIQKLAEETGGMVGDSLEMAKFGYKSKANNLIVVGVKFMAETAKILSPNKSVFVPTKDATCSLDLGCPENKFKEFISKHPDREVVVYANTSAKVKALSDWVVTSSIAKEVIDQLDADGKKILWAPDKYLGSYLQKETGADMILWNSACVVHEEFKSKALKDLKIIHPDAGILVHPEAPEDVINMADAVGSTSQLIKAAKDLNYNKLIVATDKSIFYKMQMAAPGKELIEAPTGGASSSCKSCAHCPWMALNSLENLHECVLSLHNEINLDDELIDKAKKPLDRMLNFNAYDNTFTQRKSL
- the nadC gene encoding carboxylating nicotinate-nucleotide diphosphorylase, which codes for MTTLSHKEKVYKSVINALEEDIGSGDITAKIIPINKTSKANLIIRNPSILCGVDWFNDSFTHLNKDISILWCKQEGEKLEVNDVVAQINGPTREILTGERTALNFLQFMSGIAYKTSIYKEIINNTSISIMDTRKTIPNLRYEQKYAVKCGGGKNHRIGLFDAVLIKENHIQAAGSIKEAINTFKINKINSIEVEVQNITELKEAIHFQADIVMLDNFSIDDIKEAIKINNNRVLLEVSGNIDLNKINELITLDLDYISTGDLTKNVDAADYSLLIE
- a CDS encoding NAD(P)/FAD-dependent oxidoreductase; this translates as MIEVAILGAGFSGICISIQLKKFGINSFEVFEKSPALGGTWHDNTYPGAACDVPSHLYSFSFEIKDDWTRKYSGSKEINDYLNFCADKYEIRQNITFNTEIVSANFDNDEGVWVLESSTKQKYKARFLVSGLGQLNSAHIPYIKGQSEFKGRSFHSSHWDHSLGLEDKRIAVIGNGGSAVQFIPHVGTKAKKLTVYQRSAHWAMSRNDFAYSSFQKNIFKYLPFVQRIYRFFIWLQLGSNFYAIVKQTWYTKVVKKKIREYLSSIIKDPILLKKLIPDYEIGCKRLLVVEDYYETLVKDNVHVIDVPIKEISENSVIDVNNNEEEVDVIIYGTGFQTSKFFTPLEVTNHKNISLNEYWKQGVKAHRGVMIAEFPNFFMLYGPNTNLGHNSIIFMIECQVKYTIKCIKKVVKLKKSIITPREQAMNSYNKGLQEGLLGTVFSSNCNSWYKNEDGKILNNYDKGHLEYFLENTYPKFSEYDLN
- a CDS encoding sterol desaturase family protein, producing MEPKSIAVIIIFGTFPVLYLLEFLSGRLSRSRVPIKDFFFTIAGFLSQTIISGSLLGGLLGYITVTFFSDYAGYLSSIPFLPAFLVLFFTNEFMHYWVHRKAHEWRWLWKVHRTHHSAEDLNIGVLYRYNIFWVILLPHTWTGAFAVYFGLGGPFILAVLITYFINAATHTSFRWDLYLRKRFPSSEHFWKVIERYITLPDTHHAHHAFGDNAHPNGNYAISVFFFDTFFGTAKIPNARQANYGLPISPRLPWKEEIFWPLIREDLLPKTNEKM